A window of Ananas comosus cultivar F153 linkage group 4, ASM154086v1, whole genome shotgun sequence contains these coding sequences:
- the LOC109708658 gene encoding dolichyl-diphosphooligosaccharide--protein glycosyltransferase subunit 2, with amino-acid sequence MARGRRSVALLALICALLLHSIAPASAAPIRPISDAHRSAAAELFAPIDGSYGSLEETYEALRTFQILGVEKSAELSHETCLSVAEKVGSSSTPAKDLFYALRITSILGCQIDSSTYDEVASRLHAVLKDANSLLEFYYSIGGLLSIKDQGHDVILSDADGTFHAIKALSQSDGRWRLDTNSAESSTFAAGIALESLAGVISLAGSEVDQSMIGVVKNDIVKLFGSIKSFDDGTLYFDEKHVDGSEYKGPLTTSASVVRGVSAFAAAASGNLNIPGDKILGLAKFFLSIGVPGTTKDFFNQIDSLSCLENNRVSIPLILSLPATVLSLTSKDQLKVEVTTVFGSAAPPLTVNLVQAYSSDSKDVPALENKELQFDAENVVHYLDIAALKLDVGKYTFVFEVTLHDPDNVNIYATGGQNSIRAFITGLIKVDKAEIGILDSDAGSVESLQKLDLSKDNSVSLSANHLQKLRLSFVLTTPLGHTFKPHQVFLKLRHETKVEHIFILESSARQYKIVLDFLGLVGKFYYLSGKYELELTVGDAAMENSFIRALGHIELDLPEPPEKAARPPPLAADPLSKFGPKQEISHIFRAPEKRPPKELSLAFWGLTLLPFFGFLFGLTKLGVNLKSFPSSPVPAAFSILFHAGIAAVLLLYVLFWLKLDLFTTLKILGFLGPFLVFVGHRTLSYLASTSTKQKAA; translated from the exons ATGGCGAGGGGCCGCCGATCTGTGGCGCTTCTCGCTCTTATCTGTGCGCTCCTTCTCCATTCCATCgcccccgcctccgccgcccccaTTCGCCCGATCTCCGACGCCCACCGATCCGCCGCGGCGGAGCTCTTCGCCCCGATCGATGGATCCTACGGGAG TTTAGAAGAGACCTACGAGGCACTACGGACATTTCAGATACTCGGAGTTGAAAAGAGTGCCGAGCTAAGTCATGAGACCTGTCTATCTGTTGCTGAGAAAGTTGGATCATCGTCAACGCCAGCAAAGGATTTGTTCTATGCGCTAAGGATCACCAGCATCTTGGGTTGCCAGATTGACTCCAGCACCTATGAT GAAGTTGCATCAAGACTTCATGCAGTGTTGAAGGATGCAAATTCATTGCTGGAATTTTATTACTCTATAGGAGGTTTGCTTAGTATTAAG GACCAAGGTCATGATGTTATCCTATCTGATGCTGATGGTACATTTCATGCGATAAAG GCTCTTAGTCAGAGTGATGGAAGATGGCGTTTAGATACCAATAGTGCTGAATCTAGTACATTTGCTGCtg GGATAGCGCTTGAATCGTTAGCAGGAGTTATTTCATTGGCGGGTTCAGAGGTGGACCAATCTATG ATTGGAGTTGTCAAAAATGACATTGTGAAGCTGTTTGGTAGCATCAAAAGCTTTG ATGATGGGACCTTATACTTTGATGAAAAGCATGTTGATGGCAGTGAATATAAGGGCCCACTTACAACTTCTGCTTCAGTAGTGCGGGGTGTTAGTGCTTTTGCCGCAGCTGCTTCAGGGAATCTGAAT ATTCCAGGCGATAAAATATTAGGCTTGGCTAAATTCTTTCTCAGCATTGGGGTTCCTGGCACCACTAAAGATTTCTTTAACCAAATAGATTCTTTGTCATGCTTGGAGAATAATAG GGTTTCAATTCCTTTGATTCTCTCACTTCCGGCAACAGTACTTTCATTGACTTCAAAAGACCAACTCAAG GTTGAGGTGACTACAGTGTTTGGTTCTGCTGCACCTCCACTCACAGTGAATCTGGTACAAGCTTACAGTTCAGATTCAAAAGACGTCCCTGCCCTTGAGAATAAG GAACTTCAGTTTGATGCTGAAAATGTCGTCCATTACTTGGATATCGCAGCACTGAAATTAGATGTTGGGAAGTATACCTTTGTTTTTGAG GTTACTCTCCATGACCCAGATAATGTGAATATATATGCTACGGGAGGACAGAACAGCATAAGGGCGTTTATCACAGGATTGATCAAAGTTGACAAAGCTGAAATTGGAATTTTAGACAGTGATGCTGGGAGTGTGGAGTCCCTACAAAA ATTAGATCTCTCAAAGGATAACTCAGTTTCTCTGTCAGCAAACCACTTACAGAAGTTGCGGCTATCTTTTGTGTTAACCACTCCGCTCGGGCACACCTTTAAGCCCCATCAG GTGTTTCTTAAATTGAGGCATGAAACCAAAGTTGAGCACATTTTTATATTGGAGAGTAGTGCAAGGCAGTACAAAATTGTCCTA GATTTCCTAGGCCTGGTGGGAAAATTTTACTACCTTTCTGGAAAGTATGAACTTGAACTAACAGTTGGTGATGCCGCAATG GAGAATTCATTTATACGAGCCCTTGGTCACATCGAGTTAGACTTACCTGAACCACCAGAGAAGGCGGCCCGCCCTCCTCCGCTAGCTGCTGATCCTTTATCAAAATTTGGGCCGAAGCAAGAGATATCGCACATATTTCGGGCACCCGAGAAGAGGCCTCCAAAGGAGCTCTCTCTTGCATTTTGGGGTCTTACTCTCTTACCTTTCTTTGGATTTCTATTTGGG CTGACAAAATTAGGAGTGAACTTAAAGAGCTTCCCTTCTTCACCGGTTCCTGCTGCTTTCTCCATCCTCTTCCATGCCGGCATTGCAGCAGTTCTGTTGCTCTACGTGCTCTTCTGGCTTAAG TTGGATCTCTTCACAACTCTGAAGATTCTCGGATTCCTGGGACCTTTTCTAGTGTTTGTGGGTCATAGAACCCTTTCCTATCTCGCGTCAACCTCCACTAAGCAAAAGGCAGCTTGA
- the LOC109708515 gene encoding origin of replication complex subunit 1, with translation MANEETKTLDSTPRRTTRSSSSSLSLSSPQKPSLNPPNPPPPSLPTDLLFSAQPITLDQLLSNLPGRNPQILEVLRLIGPLNSPTQPILLYGGVSTGKTSTILQVFRYLNRPFVYASCRSCYNPRILFESVLNQLLRHRRSRSSGFASSKRCERASEFVDLLRDALLRVLNELKERRGGKGGNGEMVYVIFDNVELIRSWDKSSLILCLLFRLFDILKIPELGLIYISSSTPDAYYSMTGSIGPNAVHFPEYTLNDLHGIFMRNQENPKLYSSFLSVVLKPFSRVTKRVDELATAFESLFRKYCEPLTDLKLFPDERMKRRLFDYIQPHLTASLNETFDVPVRSSSESAKDGDYTKKGSIRKTVGGNDSLAELDFHMSVSAKYLLLSAFLASRNPATLDAALFDSTGGSSSRKRKRKSSQASIDQNDHKAEEILIKGPGTFPLERLLAIFQCITSLSEEALEEEQLQEGKGIENATVGLMSDVLLQLSTLCNANFLCKSGSCPLDGSRRYRSTIDEDFALKVARSINFPLSKYIYRR, from the exons ATGGCGAACGAGGAGACCAAAACCCTAGACTCCACCCCTCGAAGAACCACAAggtcctcttcctcctccctctccctctcttctcctcaaaAACCCTCGCTCAatcccccaaaccctcctcccccctctctccccACCGATCTCTTATTCTCCGCACAACCCATCACACTAGACCAGTTACTCTCCAATCTCCCCGGAAGAAACCCTCAAATCCTCGAGGTTTTGCGCCTAATCGGCCCCCTAAATTCCCCGACGCAGCCGATTCTCCTCTACGGCGGCGTCTCCACCGGCAAAACGAGCACCATTTTGCAGGTATTCCGGTATTTGAACCGCCCCTTCGTCTACGCCAGCTGCCGCTCTTGCTATAACCCTAGAATCCTCTTCGAATCGGTGCTGAATCAGTTGCTTCGTCATAGGCGGAGCCGGAGCAGCGGCTTCGCCAGCTCCAAGCGGTGCGAGAGGGCGTCGGAGTTCGTTGACTTGCTTCGGGACGCGTTGCTTCGTGTGTTAAACGAGTTGAAAGAGAGAAGGGGCGGAAAAGGTGGGAATGGGGAGATGGTTTATGTGATTTTCGACAATGTGGAGCTCATCCGGTCGTGGGATAAGAGTTCTCTTATTCTCTGCTTGCTGTTTCGGTTGTTTGATATTTTGAAGATTCCCGAATTGGGTTTGATCTACATCAGTAGTTCGACGCCCGACGCTTACTATTCAATGACCGGTTCGATTGGGCCGAATGCAGTGCACTTCCCAGAATACACTTTGAATGATCTTCATGGCATCTTCATGAGAAACCAGGAGAACCCAAAGCTTTATTCCTCATTTTTAAG TGTTGTTCTGAAACCCTTCTCCAGAGTGACTAAACGTGTCGATGAATTGGCAACTGCTTTTGAATCACTATTTAGGAAATATTGTGAACCTTTAACTGATTTGAAACTTTTTCCTGACGAGCGCATGAAGAGAAGGTTGTTCGATTATATTCAGCCGCACCTAACTGCCTCTCTGAATGAGACATTTGATGTTCCTGTGAGAAGCTCGTCTGAATCCGCTAAGGATGGAGACTATACTAAGAAGGGGAGTATTAGGAAGACCGTAGGTGGCAATGATTCGTTAGCGGAATTGGATTTTCATATGTCTGTGTCTGCGAAATACCTTCTTCTTTCCGCATTCCTTGCTTCGAGAAATCCAGCTACCCTTGATGCTGCTCTCTTTGACTCAACTGGAGGATCCAGTAGTCGCAAGCGTAAGAGAAA GAGCTCTCAGGCATCGATTGACCAAAATGATCATAAGGCTGAAGAAATTCTTATTAAGGGACCGGGAACTTTTCCCTTAGAGCGACTATTAGCTATATTTCAATGCATAACATCACTCTCTGAGGAAGCACTCGAGGAAGAACAGCTTCAGGAGGGGAAGGGAATTGAGAATGCGACTGTTGGGTTAATGTCTGATGTTTTATTGCAGCTGTCTACTCTCTGCAATGCTAACTTTCTATGCAAAAGCGGAAGCTGCCCTTTGGATGGTTCCAGAAGATACCGTTCCACTATTGACGAAGACTTTGCATTGAAG GTTGCAAGGAGCATCAACTTTCCCCTGTCGAAGTATATCTACAGAAGATAG
- the LOC109708841 gene encoding GDP-Man:Man(3)GlcNAc(2)-PP-Dol alpha-1,2-mannosyltransferase, with product MAIGILVQTLASALVTLVLFFLSAAAISARRRRRSAAAAGFFHPYTNDGGGGERVLWCAVRAVQDERPDLECAVFTGDDASPESLAARAVDRFGVKLLRPPKVIRLYRRKWIEERTYPHFTMIGQSLGSVYLAWEALCKFTPQFYFDTSGYAFTYPLARLFGCKVICYTHYPTISSDMVARVRQRSSMYNNNALIAKSVWLSRCKILYYTLLSWLYGLVGSCAHLAMVNSSWTKSHIDKLWKIPERAKRVYPPCDTSALQMLPLERPTKPPIFISVAQFRPEKAHTLQLEAFSLAFQTLEPKCHRPKLQFVGSCRNEEDLDRLQRLKERTRELNMDEYVEFHKDVMYRDLVQLLGGAVAGLHSMVDEHFGISVVEYMAAGAIPIAHNSAGPRMDIILEEDGHQTGFLASSKEEYCDAILKVLSMSEEERLQMAAAARKCAQRFSEQRFYEDFTAAIRPIFSITRKDHS from the exons ATGGCGATCGGTATCTTAGTACAAACCCTAGCCTCGGCCCTCGTAACCCTagttctcttcttcctctccgcGGCCGCGATCTcggcgaggaggaggcggaggagcgcggcggcggctggGTTCTTCCACCCTTACACCaacgatggcggcggcggcgagcgcgTGCTGTGGTGCGCCGTCCGTGCCGTACAGGACGAGCGCCCGGATCTGGAGTGCGCAGTGTTCACCGGCGACGACGCCTCGCCGGAGAGCCTCGCCGCACGGGCGGTCGACCGCTTCGGCGTGAAGCTGCTTCGCCCTCCCAAG GTAATTCGCTTGTATAGAAGGAAGTGGATCGAGGAACGCACGTATCCGCATTTTACGATGATCGGACAAAGTCTTGGTTCAGTTTATCTTGCATGGGAGGCTCTGTGTAAATTTACGCCCCAATTTTACTTCGATACAAGTGGTTATGCCTTTACTTACCCTCTTGCTCGGTTGTTTGGTTGCAAAGTTATATGCTACACTCACTATCCAACTATCAGCTCAGATATGGTCGCGCGAGTTCGCCAGCGTAGTTCTATGTATAACAACAATGCTTTGATTGCCAAAAG TGTCTGGCTATCGCGATGCAAAATCCTGTATTATACATTGTTAAGTTGGTTGTATGGATTGGTTGGTTCTTGTGCACATCTTGCGATGGTAAACTCCTCATGGACAAAGTCTCACATTGATAAGCTATGGAAGATTCCAGAACGTGCTAAAAGAGTGTACCCTCCCTGTGACACCTCTGCTCTTCAG ATGCTTCCACTGGAGAGACCGACAAAGCCTCCTATTTTTATATCTGTTGCACAGTTTCGTCCAGAAAAG GCTCATACTCTTCAGCTGGAGGCATTTTCACTGGCTTTCCAAACCTTAGAACCAAAATGTCATAGACCAAAGCTCCAGTTTGTGGGTAGTTGTCGAAATGAAGAGGATTTAGATAGATTACAAAGGCTTAAAGAAAGAACTAGGGAACTAAATATGGACGAGTATGTAGAATTCCACAAAGATGTCATGTATAG GGACTTAGTACAACTTCTAGGAGGAGCTGTTGCGGGTCTTCACTCCATGGTTGACGAGCACTTTGGAATAAGTGTCGTCGAGTACATGGCAGCTGGAGCTATTCCTATTG CCCATAATTCAGCTGGACCGAGAATGGACATCATTCTGGAAGAAGATGGGCATCAAACTGGATTTCTCGCTTCTAGCAAAGAAGAATACTGCGATGCCATCCTCAAAGTTTTGAGTATGTCAGAGGAAGAGAGGCTACAAATGGCGGCAGCAGCAAGAAAATGCGCTCAGAGGTTCTCGGAGCAGAGGTTCTACGAAGATTTTACAGCTGCGATACGCCCAATCTTTTCTATTACCAGGAAAGATCATTCATAG